One region of Brassica napus cultivar Da-Ae chromosome A10, Da-Ae, whole genome shotgun sequence genomic DNA includes:
- the LOC106411828 gene encoding 40S ribosomal protein S15a: protein MVRISVLNDALKSMFNAEKRGKRQVMIRPSSKVIIKFLIVMQKHGYIGEFEYVDDHRSGKIVVELNGRLNKCGVISPRFDVGVKEIEGWTARLLPSRQFGYIVLTTSAGIMDHEEARRKNVGGKVLGFFY from the exons ATGGTGAGAATCAGTGTGCTTAACGATGCTCTGAAGAGTATGTTCAATGCGGAGAAGAGAGGCAAGAGGCAGGTCATGATCAGGCCTTCGTCTAAGGTCATCATCAAGTTTCTCATTGTCATGCAGAAACACG GTTACATTGGCGAGTTCGAGTACGTTGATGACCACAGGTCTGGTAAGATTGTCGTTGAGCTCAATGGAAGACTGAACAAATGTGGTGTCATCAGTCCCCGTTTCGATGTCGGAGTTAAGGAGATCGAAGGGTGGACCGCTCGTCTTCTTCCTTCCAGACAG TTTGGCTACATTGTTCTCACAACCTCTGCCGGTATCATGGACCACGAAGAGGCCAGGAGGAAGAATGTTGGTGGAAAGGTTCTTGGATTCTTTTACTGA
- the LOC106414462 gene encoding peamaclein-like has translation MKMKLAIVQFFMISLLLSSSLFMLSNGDSSSCNGKCNARCSKAGRQDRCLKYCNICCEKCDDHCVPSGTYGNKDECPCYRDMKNSKGQPKCP, from the exons ATGAAGATGAAGTTGGCTATCGTTCAATTCTTCATGATCTCTCTTCTACTTTCATCTTCTTTGTTTATGCTTTCAAACGGAGATTCAT CATCATGCAATGGAAAATGCAATGCGAGATGTTCAAAGGCCGGAAGACAAGATCGGTGTCTCAAGTATTGCAATATATGTTGCGAGAAGTGTGATGATCATTGTGTTCCTTCAGGCACTTATGGAAACAAAGATGAGTGTCCTTGTTACCGCGATATGAAGAACTCCAAAGGCCAACCCAAATGTCCATGA